One Mesorhizobium loti genomic window carries:
- a CDS encoding Sel1 domain protein repeat-containing protein, producing MAGAAFAGQPTECDRLAGSPTDPNRVGEGVGLYGIDPAAAIAACEKTLAADPNNPRLLFDLGRAHEASGSVGSSSADEMALAGKSYKSAADQNYPAAEVALAAFYWRGSDGFQQDTSQAMLLLKNAMVSDSTEAKSQRRNLFADTTFATDPREAQIQFIKQAADAGDADALYALGLPLSLAEDRQADVVQLWHQAAVLGSAQAAFDLARMYFRGKGGLSPNPEEALRLIQKAAAGDDPQTWDFAAKAYERGSYGLPKDDSQAARLFRQASDAGNKYALYDLGVFYEEGKGGLPQDSREAARLYKLAADQGNEDAVVALAHDMAEGRGGYEADKAKAIALLKRAARWSTLAKDELTKMGG from the coding sequence ATGGCCGGGGCGGCGTTTGCCGGTCAACCGACCGAGTGTGACCGTCTGGCGGGCTCGCCCACCGATCCGAATCGGGTCGGCGAAGGAGTTGGCCTCTACGGGATCGACCCGGCTGCGGCCATCGCGGCTTGCGAAAAGACGCTGGCCGCCGATCCGAACAATCCGCGCCTGCTGTTCGACCTCGGCCGTGCGCATGAAGCAAGCGGAAGTGTCGGCTCGTCGTCGGCTGATGAAATGGCGCTGGCAGGCAAAAGCTATAAGAGCGCCGCGGACCAGAACTATCCCGCGGCCGAGGTTGCGTTGGCCGCCTTCTATTGGCGCGGCAGCGATGGTTTCCAGCAGGACACCAGCCAGGCCATGCTTCTTCTGAAAAACGCGATGGTGTCAGACTCAACGGAGGCCAAGTCGCAGCGCCGGAACCTGTTCGCGGATACGACCTTCGCCACCGACCCCCGCGAAGCGCAGATCCAATTCATCAAGCAGGCAGCCGACGCCGGCGACGCGGACGCACTCTACGCGCTCGGCCTGCCGTTGAGCCTGGCTGAAGACAGGCAAGCAGACGTCGTCCAGCTCTGGCACCAGGCAGCAGTGCTCGGCAGCGCCCAGGCGGCGTTTGATCTCGCCAGGATGTATTTCAGGGGCAAAGGCGGCCTGTCGCCGAACCCGGAAGAGGCGCTGCGGCTGATCCAGAAGGCCGCGGCCGGCGACGATCCCCAGACGTGGGACTTCGCGGCCAAGGCCTATGAGCGCGGCAGCTACGGCCTGCCGAAGGACGACAGCCAGGCCGCTCGGCTCTTCAGGCAGGCGAGCGATGCCGGCAACAAATACGCACTGTACGATCTCGGCGTGTTCTACGAGGAGGGCAAGGGCGGATTACCACAGGATTCGCGCGAGGCGGCACGCCTCTACAAGCTGGCGGCAGATCAAGGCAATGAAGACGCCGTTGTCGCCCTCGCCCATGACATGGCGGAAGGTCGAGGCGGCTACGAAGCGGACAAGGCCAAGGCGATCGCGCTTTTGAAGCGTGCTGCGCGCTGGAGCACGCTGGCAAAGGACGAGCTGACGAAGATGGGCGGATGA
- a CDS encoding TauE/SafE family permease protein, with protein sequence MIDLTTQTIVMLALAAFAAGFVDSIAGGGGLITIPALLLAGFSPVEALGTNKLQGMFGSGSATIHYASRGHVDLRRQLPSALLAAAGGVVGALLATIVPGDLLRALLPLVLIAIALYFALKPNMNDVDRAERLSPFLFGLTLVPSIGFYDGLFGPGAGSFYMLAFVALAGYGVLKATAHTKLLNFASNIGGFIVFAAVGVISWKIGLMMGVAQFLGARVGASLAMRIGARLIKPLLVIVCVALAVKLLADPANPLRVMIGV encoded by the coding sequence ATGATCGATCTCACCACCCAGACAATCGTCATGCTTGCGCTCGCCGCCTTTGCCGCGGGCTTCGTCGATTCGATTGCCGGCGGCGGCGGGCTGATCACCATTCCGGCGCTTTTGCTTGCCGGCTTCTCACCGGTCGAGGCGCTTGGAACCAACAAGCTGCAAGGCATGTTCGGCTCCGGGTCGGCGACGATCCACTACGCCTCCAGGGGCCATGTCGACCTGCGTCGGCAATTGCCGTCGGCGCTGCTGGCGGCTGCCGGGGGTGTCGTTGGCGCCTTGCTGGCCACCATCGTTCCTGGCGATCTCCTGCGCGCCCTGCTGCCCCTGGTGCTGATCGCCATTGCGCTTTATTTCGCGCTGAAGCCCAATATGAACGATGTCGACCGGGCCGAGCGCCTGTCGCCATTCCTGTTCGGACTGACCCTGGTACCGTCAATCGGCTTCTATGACGGCCTGTTCGGCCCCGGCGCCGGCTCCTTCTACATGCTGGCCTTCGTCGCCCTTGCCGGCTACGGCGTGCTCAAGGCGACGGCGCATACCAAGCTGCTGAACTTCGCCTCCAACATCGGCGGCTTCATCGTCTTTGCCGCTGTCGGCGTCATCTCCTGGAAGATCGGCCTTATGATGGGCGTTGCCCAGTTCCTCGGCGCCCGTGTTGGCGCAAGCCTGGCCATGCGCATCGGCGCCAGGCTGATCAAGCCGCTGCTGGTAATCGTCTGCGTGGCGCTCGCGGTGAAGCTGCTGGCCGACCCCGCCAACCCGCTGCGTGTCATGATTGGTGTGTGA
- a CDS encoding peptide ABC transporter permease, which translates to MTLHIDIPEETFSSILAKAFRNTAFVTGFVITLLILAMAVVSYIWTPYDVTKLVISDKTQGPSLAHWFGTDHFGRDILSMIMVGARNSIAVALVAVGIGIGVGVPLGAFAAARGGLVDEALMRVNDLVFAFPALLSAIMITAIFGPGAVNAIIAIGIFNIPVFARVARAGALAIWPREFILAARAAGKSSTQISIEHVLPNIATLLLVQGTIQFALGILAEAGLSYLGLGAQPPMPSWGRMLFDAQTRMVVAPWMAIFPGMAIVITVLGLNLLGDGIADILDPKSRRQR; encoded by the coding sequence ATGACGCTGCACATCGACATCCCTGAGGAGACGTTCAGCTCCATCCTGGCCAAGGCTTTCAGGAACACGGCATTCGTCACCGGCTTCGTCATCACCTTGCTGATCCTGGCGATGGCTGTCGTCTCCTATATCTGGACGCCTTACGATGTGACGAAGCTGGTCATATCAGACAAGACGCAAGGTCCCTCGCTGGCGCATTGGTTCGGCACCGACCATTTCGGCCGCGATATCCTGTCGATGATCATGGTCGGCGCCCGCAATTCGATCGCCGTGGCACTTGTCGCGGTCGGCATCGGCATAGGCGTCGGCGTGCCGCTCGGCGCCTTCGCCGCGGCGCGTGGCGGCCTCGTCGACGAGGCGCTGATGCGCGTCAACGATCTCGTCTTCGCCTTTCCGGCGCTGCTGTCGGCGATCATGATAACCGCCATCTTCGGGCCGGGCGCCGTCAACGCCATCATCGCCATCGGCATCTTCAACATCCCGGTCTTTGCCCGCGTCGCGCGTGCCGGCGCACTGGCGATCTGGCCGCGCGAGTTCATCCTGGCCGCGCGCGCCGCCGGAAAAAGCAGCACGCAGATATCGATCGAGCATGTGCTGCCCAACATCGCCACGCTGCTCCTGGTGCAAGGCACCATCCAGTTCGCGCTGGGCATCCTGGCCGAAGCCGGGCTTTCCTATCTCGGCCTCGGCGCGCAGCCGCCCATGCCGAGCTGGGGCCGCATGCTGTTCGACGCGCAGACCCGCATGGTGGTTGCGCCGTGGATGGCGATCTTTCCCGGCATGGCGATCGTCATCACCGTGCTCGGCCTGAACCTCCTGGGCGACGGCATCGCCGACATTCTCGACCCGAAATCGCGGCGGCAGCGATGA
- a CDS encoding ABC transporter ATP-binding protein yields MSLLEIDKLSLTIGDTQILKDMELSVASGEVMGLVGESGSGKSMTALTVMRLLPHAARATGRVTFDGIDILGATEDQMCALRGDDIGMVFQEPMTALNPVKTIGEQVAEGIRWHTKATRATAEERARKMLDRVGLPEAKFPLSRYPHELSGGQRQRVVIAIACALKPKLLIADEPTTALDVVLQAQILDLLRDLVAESRMGLLLISHDLAVVTEMADRITILRHGEVMEAGDTARTLSAQLHPYTRQLAQASMHVPARARPHDASQSKPLLQVEGVTRDYPGRRASLFKRAAPIHAVDDVSLSIGPGQSVALVGRSGCGKSTLARMILALDKPSQGTIRFRGETITGKSEAELKPARRDMQVVFQDPYGSFDPRQKVEKLVAEPLHVLEKKPTRTERREMVAHALHEVGLDQRDMDKYPHEFSGGQRQRLSIARAIITRPKLVVADEPVSALDVSIRAQILDLFAELNQKLGIAYLFITHDLTVARAITDEVLVMHDGKIIERGKTSEVLDHPQSEAARALVAAAPDLHRAIAKRMQEQG; encoded by the coding sequence ATGAGCCTGCTGGAAATCGACAAACTGTCGCTGACCATCGGCGACACACAGATCCTGAAAGACATGGAGCTCTCCGTCGCATCTGGCGAAGTGATGGGGCTGGTCGGCGAATCCGGCTCCGGCAAATCGATGACGGCGCTGACGGTGATGCGGCTTCTCCCGCATGCCGCGCGCGCCACCGGGCGCGTGACATTCGACGGAATAGACATTCTCGGAGCAACCGAGGACCAGATGTGCGCGCTACGCGGCGACGACATCGGCATGGTGTTCCAGGAGCCGATGACAGCGCTCAATCCGGTCAAGACGATCGGCGAACAGGTGGCCGAAGGCATACGCTGGCACACCAAGGCCACACGCGCGACGGCCGAGGAGCGGGCGCGAAAAATGCTCGATCGCGTCGGTCTACCCGAAGCGAAATTCCCGCTGTCGCGCTATCCGCACGAACTGTCCGGTGGCCAGCGCCAACGCGTCGTCATCGCCATCGCCTGCGCGCTGAAACCGAAGCTCTTGATCGCCGACGAGCCGACGACGGCGCTCGACGTGGTGCTGCAGGCGCAGATCCTCGACCTCTTGCGCGATCTCGTCGCGGAAAGCCGCATGGGCCTGCTCTTGATCTCGCACGACCTCGCCGTGGTGACCGAGATGGCCGACCGCATCACCATCCTGCGCCATGGCGAGGTGATGGAAGCCGGCGACACGGCGCGCACGCTGTCGGCGCAACTCCACCCCTACACGCGCCAGCTGGCGCAGGCCTCGATGCATGTGCCGGCACGTGCGAGACCGCATGACGCAAGCCAAAGCAAGCCCCTGCTCCAGGTCGAAGGCGTGACCCGCGACTATCCCGGCCGCCGCGCCTCCCTGTTCAAACGGGCGGCCCCTATCCACGCCGTCGACGATGTCTCGCTGTCGATCGGGCCGGGCCAATCGGTGGCGCTGGTCGGCCGCTCCGGTTGCGGCAAGTCAACGCTTGCCCGCATGATCCTGGCGCTCGACAAGCCCAGCCAGGGCACGATCCGCTTTCGCGGCGAGACCATCACCGGCAAGAGCGAAGCCGAGCTGAAGCCCGCCAGGCGCGACATGCAGGTTGTGTTCCAGGACCCCTACGGCTCCTTCGATCCGCGCCAAAAGGTTGAGAAACTGGTCGCCGAACCCTTGCATGTGTTGGAGAAGAAGCCGACGCGCACTGAACGCCGCGAGATGGTGGCGCATGCGCTGCACGAAGTCGGCCTCGATCAGCGCGACATGGACAAGTACCCGCACGAATTTTCAGGCGGCCAGCGCCAGCGCTTGTCGATCGCCCGCGCCATCATCACCCGTCCCAAGCTGGTCGTTGCCGACGAGCCGGTCTCGGCGCTCGATGTCTCGATCCGTGCCCAGATCCTCGATTTGTTCGCCGAGCTCAACCAGAAGCTCGGCATTGCCTATCTCTTCATCACCCACGACCTGACCGTCGCCCGTGCGATCACCGACGAGGTGCTGGTCATGCATGACGGCAAGATCATCGAGCGCGGCAAGACCAGCGAGGTGCTGGATCATCCGCAGTCCGAGGCCGCCAGGGCGCTGGTTGCCGCCGCGCCGGACCTGCACAGGGCAATCGCGAAACGGATGCAGGAACAGGGGTAA
- a CDS encoding Glyoxalase/bleomycin resistance protein/dioxygenase protein/dioxygenase, which produces MTTSNEAPRLYPALRYKNAAKMIDWLGEAFGFSVRARYGEGDVVHHAELVFGSSMIMLGSARDDDYGKMVGEPGSGGGKSIYVAVDDADAAYAKAKKAGATIIQELTNRDYGSREFICRDPEGSVWSFGTYWPKAGDKG; this is translated from the coding sequence ATGACCACCAGCAACGAAGCCCCACGCCTCTACCCTGCCCTGCGCTACAAGAACGCGGCGAAAATGATCGACTGGCTGGGGGAAGCGTTCGGCTTCAGCGTCCGTGCCCGCTATGGTGAAGGCGATGTCGTGCACCATGCCGAACTGGTCTTCGGCTCGTCGATGATCATGCTGGGCAGCGCGCGCGATGACGATTACGGCAAGATGGTCGGCGAACCCGGCTCAGGCGGCGGCAAGTCGATCTATGTCGCCGTCGACGATGCCGACGCCGCCTATGCCAAGGCAAAGAAGGCCGGCGCGACGATCATCCAGGAACTGACCAACCGCGACTATGGCAGCCGAGAATTCATCTGCCGCGATCCCGAGGGCAGTGTCTGGTCGTTTGGCACCTACTGGCCGAAGGCGGGCGACAAGGGCTGA
- a CDS encoding transcriptional regulator: protein MPIEMQRRKEQDRSIAGRFEMRRRLPDPGLDGIVSDICGYRETAAGHFRNVEYASLTVPLVVSFAEPFAIGLGKAPGDKDRFASFAAGLFAGPVMIESFGAACCVQINFTPLGARRFFRLPMSELTDSMVVLDDVLGTEGRALREQLGNAPDWASRFDLAEAFVTARLASAAETPLEIAWAYHRIIASGGRTRIASIAERVGWSRKHLAEKFNEATGLGPKTLSRIVRFNRALGLSRQPTADWADIAADCGYADQAHLVREFRDLAGETPTALVSR, encoded by the coding sequence ATGCCGATCGAGATGCAGCGCCGGAAGGAACAGGACCGCTCCATCGCGGGGCGCTTCGAGATGCGCCGGCGCCTTCCCGATCCTGGGCTTGATGGCATCGTGTCTGACATTTGCGGCTATCGGGAAACCGCGGCAGGTCATTTCCGCAATGTCGAATACGCCTCGCTGACCGTACCTCTGGTGGTCAGTTTCGCCGAGCCCTTCGCCATCGGCCTCGGCAAGGCGCCCGGCGACAAAGACCGCTTTGCCAGCTTCGCCGCCGGGCTTTTTGCTGGGCCGGTGATGATCGAATCCTTCGGCGCCGCTTGCTGCGTCCAGATCAACTTCACCCCGCTTGGGGCGCGCCGCTTCTTCCGCCTGCCGATGAGCGAGCTGACCGACAGCATGGTCGTCCTCGACGACGTGCTGGGCACCGAAGGCAGGGCGCTGCGCGAACAGCTTGGCAATGCGCCGGACTGGGCGTCGCGTTTCGACCTGGCCGAAGCCTTCGTCACCGCCCGTCTTGCCAGCGCTGCCGAAACGCCGCTGGAAATCGCCTGGGCTTATCATCGCATCATCGCATCAGGCGGCCGGACCCGGATTGCATCGATCGCTGAAAGAGTGGGCTGGAGCCGCAAACACCTCGCCGAAAAATTCAACGAGGCAACCGGCCTCGGCCCAAAGACGCTGTCGCGCATCGTCCGCTTCAACCGGGCGCTCGGCCTGTCGCGACAGCCGACGGCCGACTGGGCCGATATCGCCGCCGATTGCGGCTATGCCGACCAGGCGCATTTGGTGCGCGAGTTCCGCGACCTTGCTGGCGAGACGCCGACGGCACTTGTCAGCAGGTAA